The following proteins are co-located in the Nocardia bhagyanarayanae genome:
- a CDS encoding DUF721 family protein encodes MTDQPEPGAQQPGGEPQLRGIDLARRALEEARAAAKASGKSVGQGRASPVRKLRTGARRRTGWSGARPDDRDPQLLSQLATRIAKSRGWDNKVAEGTVLGRWAGVVGEDIASHATPIALKDGVLSIAAESTAWATQLRMLQSQILAKINAAVGHGVVTQLKISGPAAPSWRKGERHIKGRGPRDTYG; translated from the coding sequence ATGACCGACCAGCCCGAACCGGGCGCACAGCAGCCCGGCGGCGAGCCGCAGCTGCGCGGCATCGATCTGGCCCGGCGCGCACTGGAAGAGGCTCGCGCCGCGGCGAAGGCCAGCGGAAAGTCGGTCGGTCAGGGCCGTGCGTCGCCGGTACGGAAGCTGCGCACCGGCGCCCGCAGGCGGACAGGCTGGTCCGGCGCGCGACCGGACGATCGCGATCCCCAGCTGTTGTCCCAGCTCGCCACCCGCATCGCCAAGAGCAGGGGTTGGGACAACAAGGTCGCCGAAGGCACGGTGCTCGGTCGCTGGGCGGGCGTCGTCGGCGAGGACATCGCCTCGCACGCCACCCCGATCGCGCTCAAAGACGGCGTGCTGAGCATCGCCGCCGAGTCCACCGCCTGGGCGACCCAGCTGCGCATGTTGCAGAGCCAGATCCTGGCGAAGATCAACGCGGCGGTCGGTCATGGCGTGGTGACGCAGCTGAAGATTTCCGGCCCGGCCGCCCCGAGCTGGCGCAAGGGGGAGCGGCACATCAAGGGCCGCGGTCCGCGCGACACCTACGGCTGA
- the recF gene encoding DNA replication/repair protein RecF (All proteins in this family for which functions are known are DNA-binding proteins that assist the filamentation of RecA onto DNA for the initiation of recombination or recombinational repair.), which yields MFIRALSLRDFRSWEHAELELSPGRTVFLGSNGNGKTNLLEAIGYLATLGSHRVAADAPLIRMGAQRARIGATVVNTGRELRVDVELNQGAANRAQINRSPVRRTREILGILQTVLFAPEDLALVRGDPGERRRFLDELCTARLPRFAGVRSDYDRVLRQRSALLKTAGRQARSKADLGTLDVWDGHLAAHASVLLAERLRLVHDLYPHLAQSYLSIAPESRPAAIGYRSSYLPPDFLDPAREPQADDAAALEGIVLRELAAARSKELDRGVCLVGPHRDDLELMLGDAPAKGFASHGESWSFALALRLGAFELLRTTGAEPVLLLDDVFAELDRRRRTALAEVAAGAEQVLITAAVPEDVPAELAAVPLRVETTGEATHRASRIAEPAPGFA from the coding sequence ACGGCAACGGCAAGACCAACCTGCTCGAGGCGATCGGCTACCTGGCCACCCTCGGCTCACACCGGGTGGCCGCCGACGCGCCGCTGATCCGGATGGGCGCGCAGCGGGCGCGGATCGGCGCGACGGTGGTCAACACCGGCCGCGAGCTGCGCGTGGATGTCGAGCTGAATCAAGGCGCGGCCAATCGCGCGCAGATCAACCGGTCGCCGGTGCGCCGGACACGGGAGATTCTCGGCATTCTGCAGACGGTGCTCTTCGCGCCGGAGGATCTGGCGCTCGTGCGCGGCGACCCGGGGGAGCGCCGCAGATTCCTCGACGAGTTGTGCACAGCCCGGCTCCCCAGGTTTGCGGGTGTGCGCTCGGACTACGACCGGGTGCTACGGCAGCGCTCCGCCCTGTTGAAAACCGCTGGGCGGCAAGCCAGATCGAAGGCCGACCTGGGAACCCTGGACGTGTGGGACGGGCATTTGGCGGCGCACGCCTCGGTGCTGCTCGCCGAGCGGCTGCGCTTGGTGCACGACCTGTATCCCCATCTGGCACAGTCCTATCTGTCGATCGCGCCCGAATCCCGGCCCGCCGCAATCGGTTACCGCAGTTCGTATCTTCCGCCCGACTTCCTCGACCCGGCCCGGGAACCGCAGGCCGACGACGCCGCCGCGCTCGAGGGGATCGTGCTGCGCGAGCTCGCCGCGGCGCGGTCCAAGGAGCTGGATCGCGGCGTCTGCCTGGTCGGCCCGCACCGCGACGACCTCGAGTTGATGCTCGGTGACGCGCCCGCGAAGGGATTCGCCAGCCACGGCGAGTCCTGGTCCTTCGCCCTCGCCCTCCGCCTCGGCGCGTTCGAGCTGCTGCGGACCACTGGAGCGGAGCCGGTGCTGTTGCTCGACGACGTCTTCGCCGAGCTGGACCGTCGCCGCCGCACCGCGCTGGCCGAGGTCGCGGCGGGCGCCGAACAGGTGTTGATCACCGCCGCCGTCCCCGAAGACGTGCCCGCCGAGCTGGCCGCGGTGCCGCTGCGGGTGGAGACCACAGGCGAGGCCACGCACCGCGCTTCCCGCATCGCCGAGCCCGCGCCCGGGTTCGCCTGA
- a CDS encoding alpha/beta fold hydrolase — protein sequence MTISTAGPFPATATTTVRRGDVELAVFECGDPAGTPILLVHGWPDTHILWNRVAARLADRYRVIAFDNRGAGDSTVPTQVSAYRIEELAADVRAVADAVAPDQRVHVLGHDWGSVIGWELVGDPDADTRIASFSSVSGPNLDFLGAYLRGPFSAARLRGALAQGIASAYTVAFQIPGLPNPVLRALSSRWPRFLAFFDGLDPALVQTAPTLRADMINNLKLYRANIRAHLRNPRPRPIGVPVQLIVSTGDRAVRPVVHAEAEQWVGNLTRTEIAARHWSPISHPEALADRTAEFIDRVAVTG from the coding sequence ATGACGATCAGCACCGCGGGCCCGTTCCCCGCCACGGCCACCACCACCGTCCGCCGCGGCGACGTCGAGCTCGCGGTGTTCGAGTGCGGCGATCCCGCGGGCACGCCGATCCTGCTGGTGCACGGCTGGCCCGACACTCACATCCTGTGGAATCGCGTCGCCGCCCGCCTGGCCGATCGCTATCGCGTCATCGCCTTCGACAACCGAGGCGCGGGTGACAGCACGGTGCCCACCCAGGTCTCGGCCTATCGCATCGAGGAACTGGCCGCCGACGTGCGCGCGGTCGCCGATGCCGTGGCTCCGGATCAGCGCGTGCACGTGCTCGGGCACGACTGGGGCTCGGTGATCGGCTGGGAACTCGTCGGCGATCCCGACGCCGACACCAGGATCGCGTCGTTCAGTTCGGTCTCCGGCCCGAACCTCGACTTCCTCGGCGCGTACCTGCGCGGCCCGTTCTCGGCGGCCCGGCTGCGCGGGGCGCTCGCGCAGGGCATCGCCTCGGCGTACACCGTCGCCTTCCAGATTCCAGGCCTGCCCAATCCGGTGCTGCGCGCGCTGTCCAGTCGCTGGCCGCGCTTCCTCGCCTTCTTCGACGGCCTCGATCCCGCGCTGGTGCAGACCGCGCCGACGCTGCGCGCCGACATGATCAACAATCTCAAGCTCTACCGCGCGAATATCCGTGCGCACCTGCGCAATCCGCGCCCGCGCCCGATCGGTGTCCCGGTGCAGCTGATCGTCTCGACCGGCGATCGCGCGGTGCGTCCGGTGGTGCACGCCGAGGCCGAGCAGTGGGTCGGCAACCTGACTCGCACCGAGATCGCGGCTCGGCACTGGTCGCCGATCTCGCACCCCGAGGCGCTCGCCGATCGCACGGCCGAATTCATCGATCGGGTCGCGGTCACCGGGTGA